TGCTCACAGAGGCCGGGGCTGAGATGCTTCCTTATGCGCAAAAGACACTGCATGATGCAGAGATATGTATCGACAGGGTGAATGATCTTAACAAGATATCTATAGGCACCATTAATATCGGTGTGACCTATTCATTCAGCCCTATACTTACTGAGACATTGCTCACTTTTATGAAAATGTACCCTAAGGTGAGGCTTACCATTTTCTATAAGCCTATGGCTGAGCTGATGGAGCTGCTTCGTAAGCGAGAAGTGGATTTTGTGCTTGCTTTCAGGCCAACATTGCCTGTCGATGGGGTGGAGTCCCATATTTTATTTCAGAATTGCCTGTCGGCAGTGGTGGCTGAGTACCATCCTCTTGCTACATGTAGGGCTGTGACATTATCGCAACTCGAACGCTACGATCTGGCGTTGCCATCCAAAGGGCTACAGGCTCGCAATGCATTTGACCACATAGTCACCCCATATAATAAGTTCCGCATACGTATAGAGCTAAATGAGGTGAATATTCTTCTGAAACTTATACGTTGTAGCCAGCTCGTGTCGGTGCTCGCTGAGGCTACGATACATAATGAGAAAGGGGTGAAAGCTATTCCGCTTGATATTCCTGACAATGAGATGGCAGGATGTGTGCATACTCTTAAGGGCTCTTACCGCAAACGGTCTATGCAGGAATTTGTGAGGCTCCTAAGCGAGTCTATGGCTGTGAAAGAGCGTCAGAATGCCTGGATATAGGAAATGCCATAGTGTCTTATATCTCAATCGGTTCGTCGGCAAGGAAGTCTCTTATGGCATGTGAGCCAATGACAGAATCCCATAGCATAGGGCTTATGCCTGATCCCGGTCGTTTGGTTGTTATGTTGTGGTCAGTGAGAGGTTCTCCTTTGCGTATAGAGCGTGATGCCACAATGCTTTTTCGTGCAACAGTAATGTTGGGCTGTTCGGTCGCTGTTACTTCCTTTATTTCAGATCCGAGGATTTTTTCGACTTCTCTTATAGACGACACCATCTCCTTGAGCTCATCGGTGGATAGTGATGCCTTGTGGTCCGGTCCCGGCATATCATGGTCAAGGGTGAAATGTTTTTCTATTATTTCAGCTCCGCGGGCTACAGCGGCGATCGGGACCAGTATCCCTCTGGTATGGTCACTGTATCCTACTCCTGCGCATCCTAACTCTTTCAGTGAGTCCATTGCACGTAGGTTGACTGCCTCGTGTGGGGTAGGGTATTGGGTTGTGCAGTGGAGCAGATAGATGTCTTTCTTGTCAACCCCTCCGAGTGAAAGTGCTGTTACGGCATCTTTTACCTCGTCAATTGTTGACATTCCAGTGGAAAGAATGATGCGTCCGCCTTTGGATGCTATTTTGCGCAGGTAGGGTAGGTTGGTGATTTCTCCTGAAGGGATTTTCCAATAATCCATGTTGACGGAGGACAGGAAGTCGATGGACTGCATGTCGAAAGGGGTACTCATGAACCCAACTCCGCATCGGTTGCATTCTTCGGCAAGAATCATGAAGTCATTCTCATTGAGCTCAAGTGCCCGGAGCATTGTGAGCTGTGTGCCGTCGCCACCGCAGTTGTCCTTCTGGTATTTGGCTTGGGGGGCTGTTGCAGAGACCAGTGATTCGGCTTTGAATGTCTGGAATTTAACATAGTCAACCCCTGCATCCGCTGCCCGGCGGACCATCTCGATTGCTGTTTCCAGTGAGCCGTTGTGGTTGACTCCGGCCTCTGCGATGATTATTGTGTGAGGATGTAGCTGCATATGGCGGTGTGTGCGTTTTATTTAGCAGGAACCCCTTTGTAGGTTCCTGGGATAGAGATGTCCTGTATCACTACGGCTCCGGCCCCGATTATGGTGCTGTGACAGATGTGTGCCCCCGGTTTTATTATGGCTCCTGCCCCGATGTATGTGTTGTCGCCTATGATGGCTCCTCCGCATACTATGGCACCGGGTCCGATAAACACATTATTTCCGATCCGGCATTCGTGTTCTATTATAGCTCCGGTGTTGATTATGGAGTGGCAGCCTATGTCAGACCCTGTGTTTACCACAGCTCTGTGAAACACAATAGCCCCGACCCCTATATGGGACGAGCTTGATACAATTGCCGTAGGGGCTATAATTGACGGTGATGTATATCCGGAATAGCATTCTATCACTTTTGCCCTTGTGTCCAGATTGCAATCAGGACCGCTTACCATTGTGATGAGGATATCGAATTCATCTCTGGTATTTGGGGAGATGAATTCGCTGTCGTTACCTAAAAAGGGTATAGGCATTTTGGGTGATATGCCAAAGTCGACATATCCAGCCACCATTAATGGCGGCTGGAGTATGTCAAGCAGAGACAGGGCGTGCCCGCCTCCGCCTATAAGGGCTAGTTTTTTTGCCACGATAATATCCTGGCTTGAATATTTTAGAAAAGGTATGCTACAGAGATCGTCCAATAGCGGTTTTTCCCTTGGATTCCGGCATCCTCATAGTCGGATATCGCTTTCACGGCTTTGGTGAGACCGAGACCGTAACGAGCGCTGATATCGATATGTTTCACGAGCTGTACGCCGATGCCGAAGTTAAGGGCCCAGTCGACCGACTTGTTGCGGAATGCGTTTTCCACCGAGCGACGGCTTGTGAGGAATGACACGCTTGGACCAGCTGCAATGTAAGGCATAATCACATTGTTGATTACAGGCAGAGAGAGATTGTAGCGGAGGTTGAGGGGGATTTCGATGTAGTCTCGGTTGTCGGATGTGTTGTTGCTGCTGGAGTTCTTAGCCATGAAGTCTGAATTGCGGCGTACATACATCATT
The nucleotide sequence above comes from Duncaniella freteri. Encoded proteins:
- a CDS encoding LysR substrate-binding domain-containing protein, whose translation is MELRQLKYFVKVAETLNFSEASKMLNVTQSTLSQQIKQLENEFGTQLLMRSSHSVMLTEAGAEMLPYAQKTLHDAEICIDRVNDLNKISIGTINIGVTYSFSPILTETLLTFMKMYPKVRLTIFYKPMAELMELLRKREVDFVLAFRPTLPVDGVESHILFQNCLSAVVAEYHPLATCRAVTLSQLERYDLALPSKGLQARNAFDHIVTPYNKFRIRIELNEVNILLKLIRCSQLVSVLAEATIHNEKGVKAIPLDIPDNEMAGCVHTLKGSYRKRSMQEFVRLLSESMAVKERQNAWI
- the neuB gene encoding N-acetylneuraminate synthase — encoded protein: MQLHPHTIIIAEAGVNHNGSLETAIEMVRRAADAGVDYVKFQTFKAESLVSATAPQAKYQKDNCGGDGTQLTMLRALELNENDFMILAEECNRCGVGFMSTPFDMQSIDFLSSVNMDYWKIPSGEITNLPYLRKIASKGGRIILSTGMSTIDEVKDAVTALSLGGVDKKDIYLLHCTTQYPTPHEAVNLRAMDSLKELGCAGVGYSDHTRGILVPIAAVARGAEIIEKHFTLDHDMPGPDHKASLSTDELKEMVSSIREVEKILGSEIKEVTATEQPNITVARKSIVASRSIRKGEPLTDHNITTKRPGSGISPMLWDSVIGSHAIRDFLADEPIEI
- a CDS encoding DapH/DapD/GlmU-related protein gives rise to the protein MAKKLALIGGGGHALSLLDILQPPLMVAGYVDFGISPKMPIPFLGNDSEFISPNTRDEFDILITMVSGPDCNLDTRAKVIECYSGYTSPSIIAPTAIVSSSSHIGVGAIVFHRAVVNTGSDIGCHSIINTGAIIEHECRIGNNVFIGPGAIVCGGAIIGDNTYIGAGAIIKPGAHICHSTIIGAGAVVIQDISIPGTYKGVPAK
- a CDS encoding porin family protein codes for the protein MKSVKSIILTLLLVMSASAAHAGGLFRFGPKVGLTVNELHFNSSTFDGSNKTGWTAGVMTEFKVPVIGIGADLSMMYVRRNSDFMAKNSSSNNTSDNRDYIEIPLNLRYNLSLPVINNVIMPYIAAGPSVSFLTSRRSVENAFRNKSVDWALNFGIGVQLVKHIDISARYGLGLTKAVKAISDYEDAGIQGKNRYWTISVAYLF